In Phreatobacter cathodiphilus, the genomic window AGGCGACGATCGGCCAGACGACGGCCTATTACGAGGCCCGAATGGACGAGCAGGTGCGCCAGCGACGCGCGCTCACCAAGGATCTGTGGACCGCCATCGCGCAGGACCAGTTCCGCCTGCACTACCAGGTGCAGAAGGCGGTCGCGACCGGTGAGGTCACCGGCTACGAGGCGCTGCTGCGCTGGCAGAGCCCGGAACGAGGCAACGTGCCGCCTGCCGACTTCATCCCCCTCGCCGAAAGCTGCGGCGCCATCCTGCCCCTCGGGGATTGGGTGCTCCGGGCCGCCTGCCGTGAGGCCGCCGGGTGGCCCTCGGCCTGCAAGATCGCCGTCAATCTCTCGCCGCTCCAGCTCAGCCAGCCCGATTTCGTCGCCCGTCTCGCCGCCATCCTCACGGAGACCGGCCTGTCGCCGCAGCGGCTGGAGCTCGAGATCACGGAATCGACCATCATCGCCGACAGGGAGCGTGCCCTCGCCACGCTGCGGGACATCAAGGCCCTCGGCGTCACCGTGGCGATCGACGATTTCGGGACCGGCTATTCCTCGCTCGAGACCCTGCGCTCCTTCCCCTTCGACAAGATCAAACTCGACCGGTCCTTCATGACCGAGGTGGAGACGAGCCCCCAGGCCAAGGCCATCGTGAGGGCCATCCTGGCGCTCGGTCGGAGCCTCGACGTGCCCGTGCTGGCGGAGGGCGTGGAGACCGCGGACCAGCTCGACCTGCTGGCCCGCGAGGGATGCGACGAGGCCCAGGGCTACCTGCTCGGCCGGCCGCAACCGGTCGGGGCCATCGCAGGACTGAAGCGCATGGTGGCCCCGGCGCTCGCGCCCGAGGAACGGGGTGGGCTCGTTGCGGACAGGCTGGAAGCGGAGGAAGCCTGAACCGGCGCGTCCAGGCGTTCAGGCGTCGGCCGCGGCGGCGGGTCGGGGAAGGGACGGATCGCGCCGTTCCTCTCCGTCCGAGGGCCTGCGCGGCGCTTCAGGAACGCGGGGTCGAACGAAGCTGTCGCAGGCGCTGGACGAGCGCCATCAGCCGCGGGTCGCGCTTCACCCGGCACTTGGCCCAGTCCATGGTACGCAGCACGGCGGCGAGCGCGAGCCCGCTCCAGTGGACCGTGAGCGTCGTGGACCTCAGGCCGATGATCTGCGGGCCCCATTCGAGCTTGTAGGGAAGTTCGCCCGGGCCGAAATCATAGGTGCGCGCCCCCTTGGCATGGGCCGTCGCCACCATGTGGTGCATCAGCAGGGTGCCCGGCGAGAAGCGGGCGAAGGTGCCCCCGACATGAGCGGTGTTGATGAGGGTGGCGACGCCGGTGTGATAGGCGGTCAGCCCCACGGCGACGCGCTCGCCGCCCACCACCAGCTCGTCGGCCTGGAACATCGCCTCGTCCTCGGCCATCGTCTTGTAGAGAGCCTGGATCTGGGGATCGTCGAAGGGGCTCGCCCGGCCGGTCCGCGCCAGTTGTTCCCGCTTCTCGGTACAGAACCAGTCGATGATGGCATGGCGGCGCGGGGGCTCGGCGGGTGCGTCGAAGGCAACCGCTCCGAGCTCCTCCATCTTCCGCTGCTTGCGTTTCAGGCTCGACAGGGTGCGCGAGGAGAACAGGCGGCCGTGCAGCGCCGCGTAATCCTCGCCGAGGCGGAGAACGAAGGTGTCGTTGGCTCCCCGCCGGCTGCCGTGCCCGGTCGCGAAGGGATTGGCGCTCCCGGCCCATTCCTCCGGCTGCCTGTCGAGATGGACCACGGAGGCCCCGGCCAGCGCGGCGACCTGCCGGATCAGCGCGTCGACGTCGCCGTCGGCGGAGGCGAAGGTGCCGGGTGCGGCGACGGGCATGCCGTAATTGGCATGGGCCTGCCCGAGCCAGCCGAGAACCGGAACCCCCGCGCGGCGGGTGATGGCCATGGGCAGGATGAAGCAGACGAGACCGTCGCGGCTGCCCGTGAAGAAGATCGGCGTCTCCCCGTGCCCGGCGGCGGCGAGCGCCACCCAGGCGTCGACATAGGCGTAGCTCTGGAACAGGGTGGTGCCGCCGCAAGCCTCCAGCCGGCGCCAGTCCGCCTCCAGGGAGGGGAGCGAGGCCGCGCGGTGGAGCGCGTAGCCGGCCCAGGTTGCGACCGGTGCGGCCGCGTCGGCGGCCAGGGGCTCGCGCAGGTGGAGGGCCATCGCGCTCATCAGGATCTCGCCACGCGGTGGGAGCCGTGGGGGTGGCGCAGCGCCGACACGGCGTTGCGCCCGATCGATCCGGCGAAGCGGACCCACCGGTAGGCCTCCCAGGCGAGGCTCGGCTCGAGCGCCAGCCGCTTGGCGGACAGGGAGAGGTTGCGCGAGAACTGGTCGCTCGCGACCTTCTCGGGGTCCACGTAGAAGCGGGCGACGTCGGCCGCGGTGATCTCGGGCTGCCGCAGCCAGTCGGCGACGAAGCCGTTGCACAGCCGCTCGGCGTCGACCAGCGCCTTGGCGGCACCGGTCCCGCTCACCGGGCAGGCCGTCGAGAAGGCGTCGCCGATCAGCACGACGCCCGGCTTGTCCAGGCCCACCGTATCGACGAGGTCGACGGGACGCATGCGCGGCGTATCGAGCACCGCGAACTCGCCGGTCAGCCGGCGAAGCCGCGGCAGCACCTCGTGGATGGCGGCGACGGGGTCGCTGCGCAGGCGATCCAGCCAGGGATCGCCCCTGTCGCGGTAGACGAAGAGATTGGCGCGGATACGGTCGTGCAGGGGGAAGAAGGTGATGTAGGAGACCCTGTGCTCGGGGTGCTCGCCGAAATAGGTCAGGGCCTCGAAATCGAAGTGGGCGCGGCCGACGGGTGCCACGTCGAAGCCGATGGAGAGGGAGTGGCTGGCGCTCACCACCCGGCGGGTCATGCCCATGCTCTCGGCCAGAGCGGGCTGGAGGCCGGTCGCCAGAACCACCAGCCGCGCGCTCAGCGTCCGGCCCTCGGACAGAGCCAGGGTCGAGGCCTCCGCCCCCGGCGTCACGGCCGTCACCTGGTCGGCGATGCGCGCGACCGTCTCCGGCACGGCACCGCGCAGGGCGGTGACCAGTTGCGCATAATCGAAGCCGTATTCGGTCCGCGGCCGGCGCTCCACCAGGCGGCCCTGCCGGGCGATCCAGATCGTGTCGTAGCGCTCGCCCTGGGCTGCGATCTCGGCGAGGAGGCCGGCGCGCCGCAGGGCGCCGATATGGGCGGCCTCGAGCTTCTCGCAGCGGAACTGCGATCCGACCTGGCGCGCCGGATCGATGAGGCAGGTGCGATGGCCGGCGCGGCCGAGCATCGCGGCGGCGAGCGCGCCGCCGGCCCCAGCGCCTACGATCGCGACGTCGAATTCGGCCATGGAGGGCTCCTGCGGGCAAGACGGTTTCCGCCCGACCTGTCTACCCCCCGGACCTTAATGCGACATTTTTGCGCGACCCTTCCTGCCGGAAGGCTTAACAGGAGGTTTAGCCCTCCTCCCGCCGCGCGTTAACGTCGATCCTTAGGGTAAATTCCGCGACGGTCTTGTTGATTGCGGTATGATGTGACCAGAGGAGGGAAGCCGGCCCGGCACGCCCGCCCCTTGCGGGCGATCTGACCTGGGGCCGGATGGAGGGAGTAGCCCATGCGTTGGTTCACCATTGGCGCGGTCGCCGCCATATCCTTTTCGGTCGCCGGACCCGCCGTCGCGTCCGGCACCTGCGAGACCTGCTATCGCCGCGAGGTCCGGCCGGCCCAGTACCGCCTGGTGCAGGAAACCGTCGAGACCCGTCCGGCCCGTACGGTCGCCTACCGCGTCCCGGCGCAGCTCGGCGTCGTCCACCAGACCGTCGAGGTCAGCCCCGCCATGACGCTGGCCCGCCGCATACCCGCCGAGTACCGGGTGGTTCACGAGACCGTGCAGCTCGCTCCCGCGAGCCGCGGCTGGACCTATCGCCGCGATGCCCACGGGCGCGAGGTTCTCTGCCAGACCACCCAGCCTGCCCGTTACGGCACCGTCGCCAGGCAGGTGATGGTGCGACCGGAGCGGATCGTCCACGAGCACGTTCCCGCCCGCTACGGCACCGTCGCCCGCACGGTCGTGGTCCGGCCGGAGAGCGTCGCGACGGCGGTCGAGCCGGCCCAGTACGGGGTCGTGGCCCGCCGGGTTCAGGTCGCCCCCGCCACCGAACGGTGGGTGCCGGTCGGCCGCGCCCATGCCGAGCATCCGTACCGCCACCCGCATCACCACGGCCACCGGCAGCCGATCTCGGCGCGCTACTGACCGTTCCGGCCACCGACCGGGTCCTGCGGCCCGGTCGAAGGGTCCGCTCCCAATGCGGGGCTTCACGGGTCCGTCCGAACGCCGGCACGCACGTCGGATGGTGACGCGTTGAACTCCCGCCGGAACGCCCGGTTGAAGTAGGAGATGTTGCCGAACCCGACATCGAGCGCAATGTCGCCGATGCTCTTGCTGCGATGGGCCGCGGCGCGCAGCATCTGGTGCGCTGCAGCGAGGCGGCAGGTGCGCAGATATTCGGAGAAATGGGTGCCCGTCTGGGCAAACAGCATCTGGACGTAGCGGGGCGTCACGCGATGGCGCGCGGCGATCTGCCCGACATCGAGCTCCATGTCGGCGGCGTTCGTCGCGATGTCCCGTTTGATGGCCCGCAGCCGCGCCGCCGCGACTCCGCCTCGCTCCTCCGCAGGCGGACCCTTGCCGGGCACCTCCACCGCCATGGCGATGAGGTCGTGGACATGGCCGACGATCCGTTCCTGGGTGTCCGGCGCGGCGAGCGCTTCCGCGTCACCCAGCACGCCGAGATAGGCGCCGAGGAGACTAAGCGCCTCGTTGTCGGGGGCGACGATGCGCAGAATGCTGTCGTCGGCGCCCGGCACCACCGGGCGGGGGATGCGCAGGGTGGTGAAGCGCGACGTCCCGGCATTGGTCGTGCCGCCGACACGATCGGCGGCGAACAGGATGGCCTGACCCGGCGACAGGGTTTGTTCCCGCCGCTCCATCCGCGCCAGATCGTGCCCCGAGTGGTTCACCACGAAGACGAGATCGTCGCTGTTGATCCGGTGGGAAGGCCGCCAGTAATGGGCGCCGGACGACATGCCCTGTGCGACGCCGAGGCCCGGCAGCACGCGCACGACCGCCTTCGAGACGAAGGGCCGGTTGCCGAGGGGCTCGATATCCAGCCCGCAGATCGCATGCCCGAACAGCTCCCGCCAGGCTTCGACACTCTCCCTGCCGGGATGAGCGACCGTCGAGACGTGCAGGAAGGCAGGCGAGGATGAGACCATCGTCGAACCGAGAGGACCGTCGCCCCATGAACGGGCGGAGCGGTTGCGATTTGTCCCCGGTCCTTCGCTTTAGGTCAAGACAGCGCAACGCGGATTTGCTTGGGTTCGTCAAGTTCACCGCAAGATGCGGCGGCGCATTCGCGCCCCGTTCTCTTCGCTTGACCTTGTTACATGCTCATAACGTGCCGGTCATCCATGTTCGGGTCCTTTTTTCGCGCCCTCGCGCTGGCGTTCGTTCTGGGAAGCGCTGCCGCCTGTACGACCCACGACCGGCTTCCGGCCGTCCCGGGCGACCAGGCCCTCTCCGTCGCTTTCCTCGGCATTCCCGATTCACGGTTTCACCTGACGACGGAGCCCGCGCGATTCCGCGAGGTGTGGCTGGCGGCCGAGCGGCGTCTCGCCCGCAGCCGCGGCCGCCGCCTCGACACGGAGCACATGCTGGCCCTGTCGGGAGGGGGAGACAACGGCGCCTTCGGCGCCGGCATCCTGTATGGCTGGTCCCAGCGCGGCGACAGGCCGGAGTTCGCTCTCGTTACGGGCGTGTCGACGGGCGCCCTGATCGCGCCGTTCGCCTTCCTCGGCCGTGACTATGACGAGCCGTTGAAGGCGGTCTATACCGCGGTCGACCAGACCGACATCGCCGTGCAGCGGCAGGCCCTCGCCGTCCTCACCAGCGACTCGCTGGCCGACACCGCCCCTCTCGCGCGACTGATCGCCCGTCACGTCACCCAGGAGATGATCGACAAGATCGGCAACGAGTACCGGCGCGGGCGGCTCCTCCTGATCGGCACCACCGATCTCGACCTCGGCCAGCCGGTCGTCTGGAACATCGGAGCCATCGCCGCGAGCGGCCATCCCGCTGCGGGGGAGGCAATCCGCAAGGTGCTTCTGGCCTCGGCCTCCATTCCCGCGTTCTTCCCACCCGTTCCCATCGACGTGGAGGTGGGGGGGCAAAGGCGACAGGAACTGCATGTCGACGGCGGCGCCACCACCCAGGCGTTCCTCTATCCCGCCAACGTGCCGCTGCGCGATCTGCCGCGGGATGTGGGCGCCCGTCGCCGCGTCGCCTGGATCATTCGCAACGGCCGGACGCTGGAACGGCCCGTGCAGGTCGAGCGCGGCCTCGTGCCCCTCGCCCAGAGGTCGATCTCGACCATGATCGCCGCCAATTCCATGGGCGACATCTATCGCATGTACCTCGTCAACCGGCGCGACAGCGTCGACTTCAACCTGGCGCACGTGACGAGCCGTTTCACGCTTTCGAACGAAAAGCCGTTCGATCGGACCTACATGAATGCGCTGTTCGAGCACGGCCGCTCCGAAATTCTCCGCAACGCGCCCTGGGCGAAGAAGCCGCCGGGCTTCGAGCCCTAGCCGCTCACCTCGGCTCTCGGCCTCTTCGGCCGCCGGGCCGCTCCGTGACTCGATCGAAGAATGTTCGTCCCATGGCCTTCTCGACCCGGCTCTCGCTCATCCTGGCCGCGGTTCTCGCCGCGCTCCTCAGCACCCTGAGCGCGCTCGCCCTCCTCGCCGCACAGCGTGACCTGGTCGCCCGCCAGCGCAGCGAATTGAACACGGTCGGCGTGTTGCTGCGCACCGCGCTCGATCGCAGCAGCGCCTATGCATTGATCGAGGTCGAGGCGATGGCCCGCCAGAACGAGCTGCGAGAGGCGATGGCGAGTTCGAACGGTCAAGCCGTGCTGGATCGGTTCCGTGAGACCTTCGGCTTCCTGCGCGCCGAGGCCGGATTGGAGATCATGCAGTTCCAGACCGCCGGGTTGCGCACGCTCATCCGGCTGCACGATCCCTCCCGCTCCAACGACGACGTCTCGGCGATCAGGCCGATCGTCGTCGCCGCGAACCGCTCCCGGCGTGGCCAGCGCGGGATCGAGATCGGCCCGACGGGAATCCTGGCGCTGCGTGGCGTTGCGCCGGTCCATCGCGGAGGCGAATTCGTCGGCACGGCCGAGATCGGCTTCGACCTGCGGTCCCTTCTGCAGAGCGTGAAGATCGGAAGCGGCGCGGAGATCGGCATCTTCGTCTCGACCGCGATGACCCAGCACGCCGGAAAGGCCGGCGGGGGCGACGAGGTTCAACTGAAGGATTCGACGGACTCGCGCCTGTTCGCGTCGGTCGCCAATGCGGCCGGCTTCCGCCTCGGCCGCGATTCCGTCCAGTTCGAGGCGACCATCGGCCCGGATCGATGGGGCGTCGTCATCGAACCCTTGCTCGACTTCAGCGGGCGCATGATCGGCGGCATGGTCGGCGCAAAGGACTTTTCCGCGCTCCACGCCGCCTACCGAAGGGACGCGCTGATCTTCGGGTTCGTCGCGCTGGCCGGCGCGATCATCGCCTTCTCCGTCGTCATGGTCTCGCTCCGCGCCTTCATTCTCGGGCCTCTGCAGATGGTCGTGGACTATGCCGAGAAGCTCGAAGCATCCCTCACACCGCCGGAACCGCCGAAACTGGGCGGAGCCCGCGAGCTGCGCCGGGCCCTGACCGCCTTCGACAGCCTCGCGAACCGGCGCGCCGATGCCGCAGACCCGGCCAAGAGCCAGGGAGCTTCGGCGTGACGCCGCGGGCTCTGATGTGCCTCCTCGCGCTTCTGTCGATCGGGCTCGCCGCGCTGGCGACGACGGACCGTCCCGCCCTCGCGCAGGCGGCGCTGCCCGAAGGCGTCGAGCTTCCGGTTCAGGTCCGCCTCGCCGTGCGCGTGCTGAACATCACGCGCTTTCACGAAGTCCTGGGGGAGGTCGGAGCCTCCGTCGAGTTCACGCAGCGATGGTTCGATCCGGCGATCCGCTTCGACCGGGTCGAGCGGGGCAGCGAGCGGATCGATCTGGTCGGACCGGAGGCGGAGGAACGCCTGCGGACCATGTGGTCCCCGGATCTGGTGATCGAGAGCATGATCGGCGTGCCGCGCACCAAGACCGTGTCGCTGTCGCTGTTCCACGACGGCCGTGTCGTGCTGCTGCGCCGGTTCGACGCCGATTTCCGCGTCCAGGTCGCGATGGGAGCCTTTCCGTTCGACCGGCAGGCGCTCACCCTCAGTTTCGTCCCGCCGCGCCACCCGGCGGCGGAGGTGGTCCTGACGACGACCGAGTTCGACCGGCAGTATTCCAGCCTTGCTCCGGTGATCTCGGCGGTGAACTGGATCCCCGTCAGGCTCGGCTTCCGGCAGGACACGTTCTACGGCTGGAACGCCCGCCCCTATTCGCGCCTCACCGTGGCGGCGGAGGTCTGGCGGAACTGGCAGCGCTACGTCCTGCGTGTCTTCGTCCCCTACTTCGCGATCATGTCGCTGTCGCTCTTTCTCCTCTGGGCACCGGAGCGGGTGATCTCCAACACCCAGCGCGCACCGATGGTGTTCTCCTCGCTGCTGGCGCTCGCGGCTCTAAGCTTCACGTTCGAATCGAGCTTTCCCGGCTCCATCTCGATGAACTCGCCCATCGCGACGATGATTTCGATGGGATATTTCTACCTCGTCCTCGTCCTTCTGCTCGACCTGCTGCTCAACCAGCACGGCTCGGCGATCGCCCGGCGCTACCCGGCTCTGCTGATCGAGGCGCGCCGCAATCTGCGCTACACGGTGCCCCTGATCTATTTCGGCATCTGCCTCCTCGTCCTGCTCGCCTCGGGAGATGGCGGCGCGACGCCGTGACCGCGCGGCATGGCCGCGCGGACGGGCTTTGGCGTAGCGGCCGGCCTTAGGCGTCGACGGTAGCGCTCAGGGCGTTGTCCTGGATGAAGGCGCGGCGCGGCTCCACCACGTCGCCCATCAGCTTGACGAAAATGTCGTCGGCCTCGTCGACCTCCTTGACCTTCACCTGCAGCAGGGAGCGGGCGTTGCGGTCGAGGGTGGTCTCCCAGAGCTGCTCGGCGTTCATCTCGCCAAGGCCTTTGTAGCGCTGCAGCTTTATGCCGCTGGCGCCGGCCTCCTTGACCATCTCGAACAGCGAGATCGGTCCGTCGACCTGGGTCTCCTGGGTCTTGCGGCGGAACTTCGCGGGCTTGTCGAAGACGACGCCGAGACGGGCGGAATGCTCGTCGAGCTTGCGCGCCTCCAGCGAGGAGATCAGCGCCGCGTCGAGCATGGCGACCTCGGCGACACCGCGCACGGTGCGCTGGAAGCGGTAGCGCTCGCCGTCGAAATGTCCTTCCCAGCCGCGCTCGATCTCGTCGGAGATGGCGTCGAGCCGCTGGGCGATCTTCACCGCCAGCTCCTGCGCCCGCGCCGGGTCCTTCATGATCTCGGCGTTGAGGGCGCCGGCGATGGCGGCCTGTTCCACCACCGAGGGGCTGTAGCGGGAGTGAACGGCGCCGATCAGGTTCTTCACCTGACGTGCTTCCTCGACGATGGCCGCGAGGTCGGCGCCGGCACAGATCTCGCCGGTGCCGAGCACCAGCAGGCTGTCCTCGAGGCCGCCGTTGACGAGGTAATCGTCCAGGGCGCGCTCGTTCTTGATGTAGGTCTCGCTCTTGCCGCGGCTCACCTTGAACAGCGGCGGCTGGGCGATGAACACGTGGCCGCGCTCGAGGATCTCCGGCATCTGCCGGAAGAAGAAGGTCAGCAGCAGCGTCCGGATGTGCGAGCCGTCGACGTCGGCGTCCGTCATCAGGATGATCTTGTGGTAGCGCAGCTTGTCGATGTTGAACTCGTCGCGGCCGATGCCGGTGCCGAGCGCCATGATCAGCGTGCCGATCATCTCCGACGACAGCATCTTGTCGAAGCGGGCGCGCTCGACGTTGAGGATCTTGCCGCGCAGCGGCAGCACCGCCTGGAAGGCGCGGTCGCGCCCCTGCTTGGCCGAGCCGCCGGCCGAGTCACCCTCGACGATGAAGAGTTCGGACTTGGCGGGATCGCGCTCCTGGCAGTCGGCGAGCTTGCCGGGCAGCGAGGCGACGTCGAGGGCGGTCTTGCGGCGGGTGAGCTCGCGCGCCTTGCGGGCGGCCTCGCGCGCGGCGGCGGCTTCCGCCACCTTCTGCACGATGGTGCGGCCCTCGGCCGGATGCTCCTCGAACCAGGTCGACAAGGCCTCGTTGAGGATGCTCTCCACCACCGGGCGGACTTCCGAGGAGACCAGCTTGTCCTTGGTCTGCGAGGAGAACTTCGGATCCGGCACCTTCACCGAAACGATGGCGGTCAGGCCCTCGCGGCAGTCGTCGCCGGTGAGGTCGACCTTCTCCTTCTTCGTGACGCCCGAGGACTCGGCATAGTTCGTCACCTGCCGGGTCAGCGCGCCGCGGAAGCCGGCGAGATGGGTGCCGCCGTCACGCTGCGGGATGTTGTTGGTGAAGCAGAGGACGTTCTCGTGGTAGCTGTCGTTCCACCACAGGGCAACCTCCACGGTGATGCCGTCGCGCTCCGACTTGAGCATGATCGGGTTCGGCACCAGCGGCGTCTTGTTGCGGTCGAGATAGCGCACGAAGGCCTCGACCCCGCCCTCGTAGAACAGCTCGACGCGCTTCTCCTCGGCGTGGCGCCGGTCGGTCAGAACGATGCGCACGCCCGAATTGAGGAAGGCGAGCTCGCGCAGCCGGTGCTCCAGGGTCGGGAAATCGTATTCCACCATGGTGAAGGTGTCGGTGGAGGCGAGGAAGGTCACCGCCGTGCCGCGCTTGCCGTTCGACGGGCCGATCTCGATCAGCGGGGCGATCGGGTCGCCGTGGCGGAACTCGACGAAATGCTCCTTGCCGGCGCGCCAGATCGACAGCTTCAGCCAGGTGGAGAGGGCGTTGACCACCGAGACGCCGACGCCGTGCAGGCCGCCGGAGACCTTGTAGGAATTCTGGTCGAACTTACCGCCGGCATGGAGCTGGGTCATGATGACCTCGGCCGCGGAGATTCCCTCGGTCGGGTGCAGGTCGGTCGGGATGCCGCGGCCGTTGTCGGTGACCGTCACCGAATTGTCGGCGTTGAGCGTCACGGTGACTTCCGTCGCATGGCCGGCCAACGCCTCGTCGATGGCGTTGTCCACCACCTCGTAGACCATGTGGTGCAGGCCCGAGCCGTCGTCAGTGTCGCCGATATACATGCCGGGCCGCTTGCGCACGGCGTCGAGGCCCTTGAGGACCTTGATGCTGTCGGCGCCGTAATCGGCTTCGTTGATCTCGGTGCGAACAGGTTCGGCCATGAGCCTCGGTCTCTCCTTCAGCAGGCGCGGCGCCGTCCCGGCAGCCGCGC contains:
- a CDS encoding GNAT family N-acetyltransferase, producing MSAMALHLREPLAADAAAPVATWAGYALHRAASLPSLEADWRRLEACGGTTLFQSYAYVDAWVALAAAGHGETPIFFTGSRDGLVCFILPMAITRRAGVPVLGWLGQAHANYGMPVAAPGTFASADGDVDALIRQVAALAGASVVHLDRQPEEWAGSANPFATGHGSRRGANDTFVLRLGEDYAALHGRLFSSRTLSSLKRKQRKMEELGAVAFDAPAEPPRRHAIIDWFCTEKREQLARTGRASPFDDPQIQALYKTMAEDEAMFQADELVVGGERVAVGLTAYHTGVATLINTAHVGGTFARFSPGTLLMHHMVATAHAKGARTYDFGPGELPYKLEWGPQIIGLRSTTLTVHWSGLALAAVLRTMDWAKCRVKRDPRLMALVQRLRQLRSTPRS
- a CDS encoding FAD-dependent oxidoreductase; its protein translation is MAEFDVAIVGAGAGGALAAAMLGRAGHRTCLIDPARQVGSQFRCEKLEAAHIGALRRAGLLAEIAAQGERYDTIWIARQGRLVERRPRTEYGFDYAQLVTALRGAVPETVARIADQVTAVTPGAEASTLALSEGRTLSARLVVLATGLQPALAESMGMTRRVVSASHSLSIGFDVAPVGRAHFDFEALTYFGEHPEHRVSYITFFPLHDRIRANLFVYRDRGDPWLDRLRSDPVAAIHEVLPRLRRLTGEFAVLDTPRMRPVDLVDTVGLDKPGVVLIGDAFSTACPVSGTGAAKALVDAERLCNGFVADWLRQPEITAADVARFYVDPEKVASDQFSRNLSLSAKRLALEPSLAWEAYRWVRFAGSIGRNAVSALRHPHGSHRVARS
- a CDS encoding AraC family transcriptional regulator; this translates as MVSSSPAFLHVSTVAHPGRESVEAWRELFGHAICGLDIEPLGNRPFVSKAVVRVLPGLGVAQGMSSGAHYWRPSHRINSDDLVFVVNHSGHDLARMERREQTLSPGQAILFAADRVGGTTNAGTSRFTTLRIPRPVVPGADDSILRIVAPDNEALSLLGAYLGVLGDAEALAAPDTQERIVGHVHDLIAMAVEVPGKGPPAEERGGVAAARLRAIKRDIATNAADMELDVGQIAARHRVTPRYVQMLFAQTGTHFSEYLRTCRLAAAHQMLRAAAHRSKSIGDIALDVGFGNISYFNRAFRREFNASPSDVRAGVRTDP
- a CDS encoding patatin-like phospholipase family protein; the encoded protein is MFGSFFRALALAFVLGSAAACTTHDRLPAVPGDQALSVAFLGIPDSRFHLTTEPARFREVWLAAERRLARSRGRRLDTEHMLALSGGGDNGAFGAGILYGWSQRGDRPEFALVTGVSTGALIAPFAFLGRDYDEPLKAVYTAVDQTDIAVQRQALAVLTSDSLADTAPLARLIARHVTQEMIDKIGNEYRRGRLLLIGTTDLDLGQPVVWNIGAIAASGHPAAGEAIRKVLLASASIPAFFPPVPIDVEVGGQRRQELHVDGGATTQAFLYPANVPLRDLPRDVGARRRVAWIIRNGRTLERPVQVERGLVPLAQRSISTMIAANSMGDIYRMYLVNRRDSVDFNLAHVTSRFTLSNEKPFDRTYMNALFEHGRSEILRNAPWAKKPPGFEP
- a CDS encoding cache domain-containing protein — translated: MAFSTRLSLILAAVLAALLSTLSALALLAAQRDLVARQRSELNTVGVLLRTALDRSSAYALIEVEAMARQNELREAMASSNGQAVLDRFRETFGFLRAEAGLEIMQFQTAGLRTLIRLHDPSRSNDDVSAIRPIVVAANRSRRGQRGIEIGPTGILALRGVAPVHRGGEFVGTAEIGFDLRSLLQSVKIGSGAEIGIFVSTAMTQHAGKAGGGDEVQLKDSTDSRLFASVANAAGFRLGRDSVQFEATIGPDRWGVVIEPLLDFSGRMIGGMVGAKDFSALHAAYRRDALIFGFVALAGAIIAFSVVMVSLRAFILGPLQMVVDYAEKLEASLTPPEPPKLGGARELRRALTAFDSLANRRADAADPAKSQGASA
- a CDS encoding neurotransmitter-gated ion-channel ligand-binding protein; the encoded protein is MTPRALMCLLALLSIGLAALATTDRPALAQAALPEGVELPVQVRLAVRVLNITRFHEVLGEVGASVEFTQRWFDPAIRFDRVERGSERIDLVGPEAEERLRTMWSPDLVIESMIGVPRTKTVSLSLFHDGRVVLLRRFDADFRVQVAMGAFPFDRQALTLSFVPPRHPAAEVVLTTTEFDRQYSSLAPVISAVNWIPVRLGFRQDTFYGWNARPYSRLTVAAEVWRNWQRYVLRVFVPYFAIMSLSLFLLWAPERVISNTQRAPMVFSSLLALAALSFTFESSFPGSISMNSPIATMISMGYFYLVLVLLLDLLLNQHGSAIARRYPALLIEARRNLRYTVPLIYFGICLLVLLASGDGGATP
- the gyrB gene encoding DNA topoisomerase (ATP-hydrolyzing) subunit B, producing the protein MAEPVRTEINEADYGADSIKVLKGLDAVRKRPGMYIGDTDDGSGLHHMVYEVVDNAIDEALAGHATEVTVTLNADNSVTVTDNGRGIPTDLHPTEGISAAEVIMTQLHAGGKFDQNSYKVSGGLHGVGVSVVNALSTWLKLSIWRAGKEHFVEFRHGDPIAPLIEIGPSNGKRGTAVTFLASTDTFTMVEYDFPTLEHRLRELAFLNSGVRIVLTDRRHAEEKRVELFYEGGVEAFVRYLDRNKTPLVPNPIMLKSERDGITVEVALWWNDSYHENVLCFTNNIPQRDGGTHLAGFRGALTRQVTNYAESSGVTKKEKVDLTGDDCREGLTAIVSVKVPDPKFSSQTKDKLVSSEVRPVVESILNEALSTWFEEHPAEGRTIVQKVAEAAAAREAARKARELTRRKTALDVASLPGKLADCQERDPAKSELFIVEGDSAGGSAKQGRDRAFQAVLPLRGKILNVERARFDKMLSSEMIGTLIMALGTGIGRDEFNIDKLRYHKIILMTDADVDGSHIRTLLLTFFFRQMPEILERGHVFIAQPPLFKVSRGKSETYIKNERALDDYLVNGGLEDSLLVLGTGEICAGADLAAIVEEARQVKNLIGAVHSRYSPSVVEQAAIAGALNAEIMKDPARAQELAVKIAQRLDAISDEIERGWEGHFDGERYRFQRTVRGVAEVAMLDAALISSLEARKLDEHSARLGVVFDKPAKFRRKTQETQVDGPISLFEMVKEAGASGIKLQRYKGLGEMNAEQLWETTLDRNARSLLQVKVKEVDEADDIFVKLMGDVVEPRRAFIQDNALSATVDA